TGCGCACCCTGAGCTGCTCGGGCGGATCCCAGTAGAAAAGCTGGAGGCTGTACGGGTCGGCTCCCGCCGCCTTGCCGGCCACCTTGTCGGCGTCATGTTCCTCGATAGCCCCGCAGAAGTACACGCGGCCGTCGTCAGCCACCTCGCAGGCGCCCATACCCAGCACCAGCCGGCCGTCGTCGATAAACACCATCCCCAGGTCATCCACCCGGCCTGTGGCCAGGTCGCAGCGTTTGAGGAAAGTGCGGGTCTCGGCCTGCGTTTCCTGGTCGACAGCGCTGTAGTCGAACGAGCGGTTGACTATTCCGTAGTAGAGCGCCTTGCCCGGCACCATGCCCACCGCCAAGGTTGCGTAGGGGAACCGGTGCTCCGCGCGGTGGACATCCAGCGCCATGTCGGCCACCAGGCGGGTGCTGCCGGACTGTCCGGCTCCGGGGTCGAACTCGAAGAGCAGGCTGCGGCCGCACTCGATCCCGTAGATTTTCTCGCTGACAGGGTCCCATTCCACATAGCGCCAGTTCTGACGGCGGTCCAGCGCGGGACGGCCCCGATGATAGGCCAGCCGGATGGTTTTATCGTGGGGTATCTGCAGCGGCAGCTCGACCAGCCTGTCCGCGGCGATATCGTATTTCCAGATCCAGTGGTTCTGGCTGGTGCCGTAGAGATTGCCCTCGCCGTCAAGGGCGATCATCCGGTTGATGTCCCAGTTGGATACGCGGCCCAGGTCGCGGCTGACCCGGCTGGCGAGATCGAACTGGTAGATGTGGTTATTGAAGCAGGAAAGGTAGGCCAGGTTTCGTTCGCGGTCGATCACCAGCCCATAGGAACCGAAATGCGGATTGACCTGCCCCAGGTCCTCCAGGATGCCGGTGGACGGCGTATAGCGCATCAGGTGGGAACCCTTGTCGTAGTATGTCGATGGGTCGATCCGTCCCGGACCAGCACCCTGATTGCCGGTGGCGAAACAGATCCGCCCGCTGCCGTCCTCGGCGAACCGGGTGTGAATTTTGGCCTGGGTGCGCTCGCCCGTGCCGTTGTCGCCGACAAACACGCCGATATCCGCGACCAGCCTGTTGATCCCGGTGGCCGGGTCGTACTCGTAGAACAAGGCGCTGCCGCCGTGGGTGCAGAGTCCCGAATAAACGCGCCCGGCCTCGGAAACGTAAAGCCCGGCCCACATCCCGTCGGGTTTGTAGTTATCCGGGTAGGGTGCCACTTTGACCACCACCGTATCGGTTTCGGCGGCGTACGATGGTCCGCCTGAGAGTACAGCCGGCACGGCTGCCGCCAGCAGGATTGCAATCGCTCTGGATATCATCACTGACCTCCGGGTTTATCTTAACTGGCGCCTCTGTTTCTCTTCAGTGAAGTTTAGACCGATTACAACCAGACTGCAACCACTTTTGCCCTGTCAGCCGAAATAGCGTTCGTTCTGCAACTGAAACTCATCGAGCAGGGCCATGAAATTCTCATAGCGCGTACCGACCGCCACCGAATGGCTGGTGCCGATAATGAACCCGCCGGGGCCGGCCCCTTCAGTTTCAAGCGCGATCCTGAACGCCCGCCGCACATCTTTCCGGACCTCCTGCGGTGCGCCGCCGATCATGTTTTCCACTCTCACGCCGCCCCAAAGGGCCAGGCCGCGGCCATAGCGTGCGCGCAGCTGACCGATATCCACTCCAGCGCTTTCCTGCAGAGACTGGTAGCAGTCGTAGCCGGCGCGGACAAAAAAATCGAGCAGGGCCGCGTTATTACCGCAGGCGTGTTTGAGGACTTTAAACCCCCGGCCGTGTACGCCGGCCGTGCGGCGGACGATATTCGGCAGACAGAAGCGCTCGAAATCAGCGGGCGAAATCAGCGGTCCGGTGTTGCAGGAGAAATCCATGCCCCACAGAACCGCGTCCTGGCCGGGGCGGAGATAGTATTCGTCCTCCAGTTCCCCGACCGCCAGCGCCCGCCGGTGGGCCGCCAGCACGGTTTCCGGGTTGAGCGCGAATTCCAGCAGCCCGCGCTCGTAACTGCCGCCCAGCAGCACCATCGAGGCCTCGTCACCGCTGGGACCAAGCACGAACCGCTCCCCGGTGAAATGCGAGATCACGGCGTCCACCGCCTCGAAACAGCTTTCGTGGGGCGGGTCGATCGATCCGGGCACGGGGAAATCCCCGGGAGTAAACGTTTTCTCGCGCAGAACAGGATCGTCGATACAGGTGATATCCTCGGTGCGGGGGCTGTAGCGGTAAATCCGTCCATCGCGGTCGCGCCAAGTGACATCGTCGACTCGCTCCGGCTGCAGCGGCTCGTAGCCTGCCGGCGGCAGCACAGAGGAAGCCATCGCATGCACGGGCACGATATCGATCAGGTCCAGTTTAGTGTAAAACTCGATCGCGTCCTCGCGCCAGCTCTGGGCCACTTCATCGCGCCTGCCCTGCCAGAGAGCGAGCTGGCTTTTGGCCTTGGCCCGCAGGAACGTTTCGCGGCCCAGCACCCGGCTGACCGTATCATGATCGACAGCGAAAAAGCCGAGGGGCAGCCTGTCCGGTTCCCGGTGCTCCAGGGCGGCCAGCACCCTTTCCCTGCTGTTCATCGCCCCGCTCATAACACCATCAGCCGGGTTGTATACTCCTTGAACAGACGGAACCAGTTTTCCACACAGTCGACAGGAACGGTCCCGGGGAGATCCTCGGGCCGGTGCCAGAGGTGGCTGAGATTGTATCCCTCGCTGTTGACATAAACCGCTTGGACAGCTTCATCGCGGAACGGCCGCGCGTCAAGCATGAAGCCGTCGCGCCCATCCCAGCGTGGACTGCCGGGAATCCCGGCCCTGCGGTCGATACTGAGGATCATCCTCAGCAGGTCGTCATCGGCGGTATGGATCTTCAAATCCGGTCCCCAGGTGACCGAATCCAGATTAATCAGAAAACGGATATTCTCGAACGTGCCTTCATCGCGACGGCGCCGGGCGTAGTTGATCGCCCCCAGTTTATCGTACTCCTCGCCGGTGGTGGCCACAAACGTGATTGTTTTTCCGTTGCGGGCGCCGCTGAATGCATGGGCGATCATCAACATGGCGATCACGGTAGCGGTATTATCGTTGGCGCCGGGTGAGTTGTAGACCGTATCCAGGTGGGCCAGGAAAACAACTTCCTCGCGATTCTGCCCCGGCAGGCTGCCTACCACGTTGGCCGTCGGGGTCTGCGGCGTAAACTCGACCCTGGCGACTGCCCTCACAGGCGTGCTTCTGCGGACCGCTTCCTCGAGCAGGGGTACGTCCTGGAGGCCGATATTGAAAATGGGCGGGCATTTGATTTCCTGCTCGAAACTGTAAAACGGCAGCGGGACAGCCCGCCCGTAGCGCGACAAGCTGATAAAAGCAAGCCGGCTGTCGGTGCCCGGATCGACAATGGCGTATTTCAACCCGCCCGGATCGTCAATCCGGCGGAGGACACCCCGCACTCCCTCAGGTCCCGTTCCGCGGCTGCCGTGTGACGGGCAGGTTTCGATCTGTCTGTCTCCCAGGTAAAACCCGGGCTCCGCTGTCAAGCGCCAGCGCTCGAACCGGAACGTATCCAGGAACACTTCGGGCATGGCCCGCTCCATCTCCCGCCTTACTATCCTGGCCGCACGGT
This DNA window, taken from Candidatus Glassbacteria bacterium, encodes the following:
- a CDS encoding Zn-dependent exopeptidase M28: MNMNCAGFGCQGDVRMPNEEPAMRNISRRKFIQAASGLALGTGILSGCQETMPFPDSRVMVATPESRAEYLRVLLDEICALGPHPIGSPEYDRAARIVRREMERAMPEVFLDTFRFERWRLTAEPGFYLGDRQIETCPSHGSRGTGPEGVRGVLRRIDDPGGLKYAIVDPGTDSRLAFISLSRYGRAVPLPFYSFEQEIKCPPIFNIGLQDVPLLEEAVRRSTPVRAVARVEFTPQTPTANVVGSLPGQNREEVVFLAHLDTVYNSPGANDNTATVIAMLMIAHAFSGARNGKTITFVATTGEEYDKLGAINYARRRRDEGTFENIRFLINLDSVTWGPDLKIHTADDDLLRMILSIDRRAGIPGSPRWDGRDGFMLDARPFRDEAVQAVYVNSEGYNLSHLWHRPEDLPGTVPVDCVENWFRLFKEYTTRLMVL